A window of the Oryza brachyantha chromosome 5, ObraRS2, whole genome shotgun sequence genome harbors these coding sequences:
- the LOC102713274 gene encoding pentatricopeptide repeat-containing protein At3g05340, with amino-acid sequence MRDASSRLLNYAHLSGLLSRCGRAGDLRLGAALHATVVKNPAHFRLCESRPWLRHVLVAWNALVAMYARCGRREDAAGVFDEMRVRDAVSWNSLLSAARGADDALAQFRRMLRSSAAARACDRATFTTVLSACGRAGAASLPACGMVHGLVVLCGFQAEVPVGNALVTAYFDCGSPGSAERVFHGMAEKNVVTWTAMISGMARAELYKESFTLFQQMIRTVDANNASYSCALLACAGSLAAREGQQVHGLVVKAGLETDLPVESGLMDVYSKCGLMEDALTVFRSCREPDEVFLTVILVGFAQNGLEEKSFELFAEMVGAGNDIDENTVSAVLGAFGASAPFALGKQIHALVIKKCFGWNIYVCNGLVNMYSKCGELRESVQVFDEMPSKNSVSWNSIISAFARHGNGSEVFQLFESMIADGAKPTYVTFLSLLHACSHIGSPKKGLEILNSMSSQYGVLPRMEHYACVVDMLGRAGLLDEAKSFIEDGPFTDSALLWQALMGACSFHGNSEVGKHAAEKLLLLDPNCTAAYVLLSNIYSSEGRWDDRAKVMKRMREMGLKKDTGKSWIELEKEVHSFVVRSTSHPDSAAVDDVLHHLSTVASDQDLMESTSL; translated from the coding sequence ATGAGAGATGCGTCCTCCCGGCTCCTCAACTACGCGCACCTCAgcggcctcctctcccgctgCGGCCGCGCGGGagacctccgcctcggcgccgccctccacgCCACCGTCGTCAAGAACCCCGCCCACTTTCGCCTCTGCGAGAGCCGCCCGTGGCTCCGCCACGTCCTCGTCGCCTGGAACGCGCTGGTCGCCATGTACGCCAGGTGCGGCCGCCGCGAGGACGCCGCCggggtgttcgacgaaatgcgcGTCCGGGACGCCGTCTCCTGGAACTcgctcctctccgccgcccgcggcgccgacgacgcgcTCGCGCAGTTCAGGCGGATGCTGCgctcgagcgcggcggcgcgcgcctgCGACCGCGCCACGTTCACGACGGTCCTGTCGGCctgcgggcgggcgggcgcggcgtCGCTCCCCGCGTGCGGCATGGTGCACGGGCTGGTGGTCTTGTGCGGGTTCCAGGCGGAGGTGCCCGTTGGGAATGCGCTGGTGACGGCCTACTTCGATTGCGGGTCTCCAGGCTCAGCAGAGAGGGTGTTCCATGGAATGGCAGAGAAGAACGTAGTCACGTGGACGGCGATGATCTCCGGGATGGCCCGTGCAGAGCTGTACAAGGAGAGCTTCACGTTGTTTCAGCAGATGATCCGCACAGTGGATGCCAACAACGCGTCGTACTCATGCGCCCTGCTAGCTTGTGCTGGATCTTTGGCAGCAAGGGAAGGCCAGCAGGTTCATGGGCTAGTTGTGAAAGCTGGACTCGAGACTGACCTTCCTGTTGAAAGCGGGCTCATGGATGTCTATTCCAAGTGCGGGTTGATGGAGGATGCCCTGACCGTCTTTCGCTCTTGTCGAGAACCTGATGAAGTTTTCCTGACAGTGATCCTGGTTGGATTTGCTCAAAATGGGCTGGAGGAGAAGTCATTTGAATTGTTCGCTGAGATGGTGGGTGCTGGAAACGACATCGATGAAAACACAGTTTCTGCAGTTCTGGGGGCATTTGGTGCTTCTGCACCATTTGCTCTTGGGAAGCAAATCCATGCACTGGTCATCAAGAAGTGCTTTGGATGGAATATCTACGTCTGCAATGGTTTGGTCAATATGTATTCAAAATGTGGCGAATTGAGAGAGTCTGTCCAGGTGTTCGATGAAATGCCCAGTAAAAACTCAGTTTCATGGAACTCCATCATTTCGGCCTTCGCCAGACATGGAAATGGTTCCGAAGTCTTTCAGCTTTTTGAATCCATGATAGCTGATGGTGCCAAGCCCACATATGTCACATTCTTGTCACTACTTCATGCTTGTAGCCATATTGGATCACCTAAAAAGGGTTTGGAGATCTTGAATTCTATGTCATCACAATATGGAGTCCTTCCAAGGATGGAGCATTATGCATGTGTGGTTGACATGCTTGGCCGAGCCGGTTTGTTAGATGAAGCAAAATCATTTATTGAAGATGGACCTTTCACGGACAGCGCTCTTCTTTGGCAGGCTTTAATGGGAGCTTGTAGCTTCCATGGGAACTCCGAGGTTGGGAAACATGCAGCAGAGAAGCTGCTCCTACTGGACCCTAATTGCACTGCTGCTTATGTCCTGCTGTCGAACATCTACTCATCCGAGGGAAGATGGGATGATCGAGCCAAGGTAATGAAGAGGATGCGTGAAATGGGTTTGAAGAAGGACACTGGCAAGAGCTGGATTGAACTTGAGAAGGAGGTTCACTCTTTCGTCGTCAGATCAACATCCCATCCTGATTCAGCCGCAGTTGATGATGTGCTACATCATCTGTCTACAGTTGCCAGCGATCAAGACCTGATGGAAAGCACTTCCTTGTGA